In Streptomyces sp. SN-593, a single genomic region encodes these proteins:
- a CDS encoding TlyA family RNA methyltransferase, producing the protein MARRRLDAELVRRKLARSREHAGQLIAAGRVTVAGATATKSATQVETSAALVVAVDHDDPDYVSRGGHKLAGALAAFTPRGLVVAGRRALDAGASTGGFTDVLLRAGAAEVVAVDVGYGQLAWSLQSDDRVVVKDRTNVRELTLETIDGRPADLVVGDLSFIPLGLVLPALVRCAAPDADLVLMVKPQFEVGRERLGAGGVVRSTQLRAESVRKVAEQAAALGLGALGVTASPLPGPSGNVEYFLWLRSGAPALDPAEVDRAVAEGPR; encoded by the coding sequence GTGGCACGACGCCGACTCGACGCCGAGCTGGTGCGCCGGAAACTCGCGCGCTCCCGCGAGCACGCAGGCCAGTTGATCGCCGCGGGCCGGGTGACCGTGGCCGGGGCGACCGCGACCAAGTCCGCCACACAGGTGGAGACCAGTGCGGCCCTGGTGGTCGCCGTGGACCACGACGACCCCGACTACGTGTCGCGCGGCGGCCACAAGCTGGCCGGCGCGCTCGCCGCGTTCACCCCGCGCGGCCTGGTCGTGGCCGGCCGCCGGGCCCTGGACGCGGGCGCCTCCACCGGAGGGTTCACCGACGTGCTGCTGCGCGCGGGCGCCGCCGAGGTGGTCGCGGTGGACGTGGGCTACGGCCAGCTCGCCTGGTCCCTGCAGAGCGACGACCGCGTCGTCGTCAAGGACCGCACGAACGTGCGGGAGTTGACGTTGGAGACGATCGACGGCCGGCCGGCCGACCTCGTCGTCGGCGACCTGTCCTTCATCCCGCTCGGCCTGGTGCTGCCCGCGCTGGTGCGCTGCGCCGCGCCGGACGCGGACCTGGTGCTGATGGTGAAGCCGCAGTTCGAGGTGGGGCGGGAGCGGCTCGGTGCCGGCGGAGTGGTCCGCAGCACCCAATTGCGCGCCGAGAGCGTGCGGAAGGTGGCCGAGCAGGCCGCCGCACTGGGGCTGGGCGCCCTCGGCGTCACCGCCAGCCCGCTGCCCGGCCCGTCCGGGAACGTGGAGTACTTTCTGTGGCTGCGCTCCGGCGCCCCCGCGCTGGATCCGGCCGAAGTCGACCGTGCTGTGGCGGAGGGGCCCCGATGA